In the Adlercreutzia equolifaciens DSM 19450 genome, one interval contains:
- the thrC gene encoding threonine synthase, producing the protein MAQRIDRAASFGQNLYVDTRGAAGEPVPFTQAVINGLAQGGGLYVPEELPTLSLDEICALARLPYAQRAAAIYKAFNVDLPDEAIDELMGRAYGDNFDDEAICPITSLDESTHILELWHGPTSAFKDMALQCLPHFFSASAEKLREEGTLDHEFMILVATSGDTGKAALEGFKGVDGVSIGVLFPDGGVSDIQRKQMVTTTGDNVQVWAVRGNFDDCQTGVKHAFADEKFAEKLLDEYRIALSSANSINWGRLLPQVVYYISSYAELVAAGKIEAGCPIDVCVPTGNFGNILAAWYAKQIGVPIERLLCASNDNRVLTDFINTGTYDISDREFILTSSPSMDILVSSNLERQLFELTGRNGEAIRQWMADLADARCFRVDAETFHRVRENFSADSVDNATCLATIREVLDAHDYLLDPHTAVAYAAAQNLRGENPVLIASTAHWAKFGNNVYRAIHGIEPSGELPADVAALTGCELNKLIAEETGKHHIPAGLANLDTMQVRFTEVIDNDVEAIEDAAEAFLTR; encoded by the coding sequence ATGGCGCAACGCATCGATCGGGCCGCCTCGTTCGGCCAGAACCTGTACGTGGACACGCGTGGAGCAGCCGGCGAGCCGGTGCCTTTCACCCAAGCCGTCATCAACGGCCTGGCCCAAGGCGGCGGTCTCTACGTTCCCGAAGAGCTGCCGACGCTGAGCCTTGACGAGATCTGCGCTCTGGCGCGTCTCCCCTACGCCCAGCGGGCGGCCGCCATCTACAAGGCGTTCAACGTCGACCTGCCCGACGAGGCCATCGACGAGCTCATGGGCCGCGCCTATGGCGACAATTTCGACGATGAGGCCATCTGCCCTATTACCTCACTGGACGAGAGCACCCACATCCTGGAGCTGTGGCACGGGCCGACGAGTGCCTTCAAGGACATGGCCCTGCAGTGCCTACCCCACTTCTTCTCGGCCAGCGCCGAGAAGCTGCGCGAGGAGGGGACGCTCGATCACGAGTTCATGATCCTCGTGGCCACCTCCGGCGACACCGGCAAGGCCGCCCTGGAGGGTTTCAAGGGCGTAGACGGCGTTTCCATCGGGGTGCTGTTCCCCGATGGCGGCGTGAGCGACATCCAGCGCAAGCAGATGGTCACCACCACCGGAGACAACGTGCAGGTGTGGGCCGTGCGCGGCAATTTCGACGACTGCCAGACCGGCGTCAAGCACGCCTTTGCCGATGAGAAGTTCGCCGAGAAGTTGCTGGACGAGTACCGCATCGCCCTTTCCAGCGCCAACTCCATCAACTGGGGGCGGCTGCTGCCTCAGGTGGTCTATTACATCTCCAGCTATGCCGAACTCGTGGCGGCGGGCAAGATCGAAGCCGGATGCCCCATCGACGTGTGCGTTCCCACGGGCAACTTCGGCAACATCCTGGCCGCTTGGTACGCCAAGCAAATCGGGGTGCCCATCGAACGGCTGCTGTGCGCCAGCAACGACAACCGCGTGCTCACCGACTTCATCAACACCGGCACCTACGACATCTCCGACCGCGAGTTCATTCTTACCTCCTCTCCCTCGATGGACATTCTCGTCTCCTCCAACCTCGAGCGCCAGCTCTTCGAGCTCACGGGCCGCAATGGCGAGGCTATTCGCCAGTGGATGGCCGATCTGGCCGACGCCCGCTGCTTCCGTGTAGACGCCGAGACGTTCCACCGCGTGCGGGAGAACTTCAGCGCCGATTCCGTGGACAACGCCACCTGTCTCGCCACCATCCGCGAAGTGCTCGACGCCCACGACTACCTGCTGGATCCCCACACCGCCGTGGCCTACGCCGCCGCTCAGAACCTGCGCGGCGAGAACCCCGTCCTCATCGCCTCCACGGCCCACTGGGCAAAATTCGGCAACAACGTCTACCGGGCGATTCACGGCATCGAGCCTTCTGGCGAGCTGCCCGCGGACGTGGCCGCGCTCACCGGTTGCGAGCTGAACAAGCTCATCGCCGAGGAAACGGGCAAGCATCACATCCCCGCCGGACTTGCCAACCTGGATACAATGCAAGTACGATTCACCGAAGTTATCGACAACGACGTCGAGGCCATCGAGGACGCCGCCGAGGCGTTCCTCACCCGCTAG
- a CDS encoding winged helix-turn-helix domain-containing protein: MGQLKNLSTTVRLTVANPSSENKSAFGPGIAKLCLGVREMGSLNAAAKGMRMAYSKAWRIIKDTEETLDVQLLLRDGAHGSTLTEDGNRLLDAYLAIEEHLSAEADRLFKEMTR, from the coding sequence ATGGGCCAGTTGAAGAACCTCTCCACCACCGTCCGCCTCACCGTGGCGAACCCCTCTTCCGAGAACAAGTCCGCCTTCGGACCGGGCATCGCCAAGCTCTGCCTGGGCGTGCGCGAGATGGGCTCCCTCAACGCGGCCGCCAAGGGCATGCGCATGGCCTACAGCAAGGCCTGGCGCATCATCAAAGACACCGAGGAGACACTCGACGTGCAGCTCCTCCTGCGCGACGGGGCTCACGGCTCCACGCTCACCGAGGACGGAAACCGCCTCCTCGATGCCTACCTGGCCATCGAGGAGCACCTCTCAGCCGAGGCCGATCGTCTCTTCAAGGAGATGACCCGCTAG
- a CDS encoding DUF192 domain-containing protein, which produces MDGSQGRRAVLMARTQLHMGGRRAMRGPSSKCADGMRGDAKTAFARLCTVRDGDRAPFEGRWVVASSPLLRLRGLAGRRPDSTVMVFPRCRDVHTLTMRHPLDVAFLDRRGRVIAVHRLVLPGARLRCGRAWAVVERFARPGPWFVRGDVCLLPDAPRRRKPRAPALARTQAAPETSGGRGAVKNETKRRRHR; this is translated from the coding sequence ATGGACGGGAGTCAAGGAAGGAGGGCGGTGCTCATGGCTCGCACTCAGCTGCACATGGGTGGGCGACGTGCTATGCGTGGTCCTTCAAGTAAATGCGCCGATGGGATGAGGGGAGACGCAAAAACGGCGTTTGCGCGTCTTTGCACGGTAAGGGATGGCGATCGCGCCCCCTTCGAGGGCCGATGGGTGGTAGCTTCAAGTCCGCTTCTGCGGTTGCGCGGATTGGCGGGACGCAGGCCGGATTCTACGGTCATGGTGTTCCCGCGCTGTCGCGATGTGCACACGCTGACGATGCGGCATCCTCTGGACGTTGCCTTTCTCGACAGGAGGGGCCGGGTGATAGCGGTTCATCGTCTCGTGCTGCCGGGGGCGCGCCTGCGTTGCGGTCGAGCCTGGGCGGTAGTGGAGCGCTTTGCCCGGCCGGGGCCCTGGTTCGTCCGAGGCGATGTGTGCCTGCTCCCCGATGCTCCGCGACGCAGAAAGCCGAGGGCGCCCGCTCTCGCAAGAACTCAGGCCGCTCCGGAAACGTCGGGCGGCAGAGGAGCGGTTAAGAACGAAACCAAGAGAAGGAGACATCGATGA
- a CDS encoding molybdenum cofactor biosynthesis enzyme, with amino-acid sequence MARASMERQVNGTMKGKSIFRDEEGSTTAGMAVALLVTLSLLFSAAQVYRIHAAGAEVQEVADAAACAALNPVAEFMVAVRVADAAVLSLTLLGDIAYGAGVVALCVPPAAELGSQLVSAGQKVLKARDAFSQKACEGLEALQRALPFLAAANGAAVTAANGEGSGYAAMALLLPGEGSSIASGASAVEESMEEAVEAGEGELAEAASRAEEAARAAEEARARGFARDCGDNPSYCMYERAGRLAGLSGADNPLFASVDSWSFSVPLERARVYYRERLLSERPASDSAEEQARSALRKRFYAYAVSELREAFVHETADGFSASFPRFPRNTEQMRATRLYTEPVYPVTVDGELPVMHAWDGCPEAGLVDYYGSAEEWESGSFETCPACKFTASALGSVASASTSIDNGFEYHYDAVAQAAADYQKARADAEPLSRAAKGNAEGLLDEVLAALGDAGAFRIKADPPGAAGCIAFVVSTGTSEPTAFESAFAPSGTLGTRAAVSAATLIRDEGEEASVIGDLLDDLSGSGSALSGVGGLVLDGWAGVLEAYSSGTEGLKNGVAAVLSGIPLAGSTGLGEWAANGLREGLEAVGLEPADTAPLKPVLAGTEAVARAGGGDWSARYLSLREQALARPEASSDALGLLAERVSDEAYQRLASLEITLAVVEIPLTGVSVPLTVTLPATLAEGATGLVDGAFAALRNIVGAPTYLERWE; translated from the coding sequence ATGGCGCGAGCGTCAATGGAAAGGCAGGTGAATGGCACCATGAAGGGTAAGTCGATATTCCGCGACGAGGAGGGCTCGACGACGGCCGGCATGGCCGTGGCGCTGCTCGTCACTCTGTCGCTGCTGTTCTCAGCGGCTCAGGTGTACCGCATCCACGCCGCTGGTGCCGAGGTGCAGGAGGTGGCCGATGCCGCCGCATGCGCGGCCTTAAACCCCGTGGCCGAGTTCATGGTGGCCGTGCGCGTGGCCGATGCCGCCGTGCTGTCACTCACGCTTCTGGGGGACATTGCGTACGGGGCCGGCGTCGTCGCCCTGTGCGTCCCGCCGGCGGCAGAGTTGGGTAGCCAGCTCGTTTCGGCCGGCCAGAAGGTGCTCAAGGCGCGCGACGCGTTCTCCCAGAAGGCCTGCGAGGGGCTGGAGGCGCTGCAGCGGGCGCTGCCGTTTCTCGCGGCGGCCAACGGTGCGGCGGTGACGGCGGCCAATGGTGAGGGGAGCGGCTATGCGGCCATGGCCCTGCTGCTGCCCGGCGAGGGATCGTCTATTGCGTCAGGGGCGAGCGCGGTCGAGGAGTCCATGGAGGAGGCCGTGGAAGCGGGCGAGGGCGAGCTTGCCGAGGCGGCGTCCCGGGCCGAGGAGGCGGCGCGTGCCGCCGAGGAAGCCCGGGCCCGGGGTTTCGCCCGCGACTGCGGCGACAATCCGTCCTATTGCATGTACGAGCGCGCGGGGCGCCTCGCAGGGCTGAGCGGTGCCGATAACCCTCTGTTCGCCTCGGTGGACAGTTGGTCGTTCTCCGTGCCTCTCGAACGGGCGCGAGTCTATTACCGCGAGCGGCTGCTGAGCGAGCGTCCTGCCTCGGACTCTGCCGAGGAGCAGGCCCGCAGCGCCCTGCGCAAGCGATTCTACGCCTATGCCGTAAGCGAGCTGCGCGAGGCCTTCGTCCACGAGACGGCCGACGGCTTCTCAGCGTCGTTCCCCCGCTTTCCGCGGAACACCGAGCAGATGCGGGCCACGCGGCTGTACACCGAGCCCGTCTACCCGGTGACCGTCGATGGAGAGCTGCCGGTGATGCATGCCTGGGACGGCTGCCCGGAGGCGGGGCTCGTGGACTATTACGGGTCGGCCGAGGAGTGGGAGTCCGGCTCCTTCGAAACCTGCCCTGCCTGCAAGTTCACAGCGAGCGCCTTAGGATCGGTGGCCTCGGCCTCCACCTCCATCGACAATGGGTTCGAGTACCACTACGACGCCGTCGCCCAGGCTGCTGCCGACTACCAGAAGGCGAGAGCGGATGCTGAGCCGCTGAGTCGCGCGGCGAAGGGCAACGCGGAGGGCCTTTTGGACGAGGTTCTGGCCGCGCTCGGCGATGCGGGCGCCTTCCGCATTAAAGCGGATCCTCCCGGAGCGGCGGGGTGCATCGCCTTCGTCGTCTCGACGGGAACGTCGGAGCCGACCGCCTTCGAGAGCGCTTTTGCGCCCTCGGGCACGCTGGGCACTCGGGCCGCGGTGTCGGCGGCGACGCTCATCCGGGACGAGGGCGAGGAGGCGTCGGTGATAGGCGACTTGCTCGACGATCTGTCGGGGTCGGGCTCTGCTCTCTCCGGCGTCGGCGGTTTGGTGCTGGACGGATGGGCCGGCGTCCTGGAGGCCTATAGCAGCGGCACCGAAGGGTTGAAAAACGGGGTGGCGGCCGTGCTTTCGGGCATACCGCTCGCCGGCTCGACGGGATTGGGAGAGTGGGCCGCCAATGGCCTTCGCGAAGGGCTCGAGGCGGTGGGCCTCGAGCCGGCCGACACGGCTCCCCTCAAGCCAGTTCTTGCCGGTACGGAAGCCGTGGCGCGCGCTGGCGGCGGCGACTGGTCAGCCCGGTACCTCTCTCTGCGCGAGCAGGCATTGGCGCGCCCCGAGGCCTCCAGCGATGCCCTCGGTTTGCTAGCGGAGCGGGTGAGCGACGAGGCCTATCAGCGCTTGGCCTCCCTGGAGATCACCCTTGCGGTTGTCGAGATTCCTCTGACAGGGGTCTCGGTTCCGTTGACGGTGACCCTCCCCGCCACCTTGGCCGAAGGAGCGACCGGACTTGTCGATGGCGCTTTCGCAGCCCTGCGCAACATCGTCGGCGCTCCGACGTATCTCGAGAGATGGGAGTGA
- a CDS encoding TadE/TadG family type IV pilus assembly protein, with translation MGRMGARARDARGQSTVEAAVALPVVFLLVLLLVQPGIVLYDRMVMAGAAAEGCRLLATSDGDAATCEEYVRRRLGAIPPLDVFHVHDSGCTWEVRCEGGGAADVARVTVRTEVRPLPLLDGGATLLGMVNERGNLVVEVTATAPTRASWAQESLNGASVNGKAGEWHHEG, from the coding sequence ATGGGGCGGATGGGTGCGAGGGCTCGCGATGCGCGCGGCCAGTCGACGGTGGAGGCCGCCGTGGCCCTGCCGGTGGTTTTCCTGCTCGTTCTTCTGCTCGTGCAGCCGGGCATCGTGCTGTACGACCGCATGGTCATGGCCGGTGCGGCGGCCGAGGGCTGCCGGCTTCTGGCGACGAGCGACGGCGATGCGGCGACTTGCGAGGAGTACGTGCGCCGCCGCTTGGGGGCGATCCCGCCCCTCGACGTCTTCCACGTGCATGACTCCGGCTGCACATGGGAGGTGCGCTGCGAGGGCGGTGGTGCGGCGGATGTCGCGCGGGTGACCGTGCGGACGGAGGTGAGGCCGCTTCCCCTGCTGGATGGAGGGGCGACGCTGCTCGGGATGGTGAACGAGCGGGGCAACTTAGTGGTGGAGGTGACGGCGACGGCGCCGACGCGCGCCTCGTGGGCTCAGGAATCATTGAATGGCGCGAGCGTCAATGGAAAGGCAGGTGAATGGCACCATGAAGGGTAA
- a CDS encoding class III signal peptide-containing protein: MKRLESVVRKVAGAREAVDRRTRAWCAAVRSCLADTRGQGTTEYAILVGVLVVIAIIAITLFRPKLQELWDAIASGINSL; encoded by the coding sequence ATGAAGAGGCTCGAATCCGTTGTGAGAAAAGTAGCGGGTGCGCGGGAGGCGGTCGATCGGCGCACACGCGCGTGGTGCGCCGCGGTGCGCTCGTGCTTGGCGGACACGCGCGGCCAGGGGACGACCGAGTACGCCATTCTCGTTGGGGTGCTCGTGGTCATTGCCATCATCGCTATCACCCTGTTCCGGCCAAAGCTGCAAGAGCTTTGGGACGCCATCGCCTCGGGAATAAACAGCCTTTAG
- a CDS encoding type II secretion system F family protein, which translates to MDVSWAQGAAAVVAVGSAALLGGMASRIVGAWRRRIRHRAAVVEGSSALQAGRAAAVGEEGVDARIVAYAAELSQRARSPLFRFLSPSSLRERPLPDRRLAAAGLGGALSPAGYGEARVRLMLGGAVLGGAVGLTATTELAALLAVIGAAAGWRALPWAVKRRSCRRAEAMECDLSEMLDVVALGMRSGMSFDRSLDLYTGYFRTQLADAFRSAQRQWACGLASRPEALREVADSYASPLLARVIENIVRSLRFGATMADNLEDAAREARSGYKARRQEAVAKAPVKMMVPTGVLILPAMLMLVLGPVLLELAGGF; encoded by the coding sequence ATGGATGTAAGTTGGGCGCAGGGAGCGGCGGCGGTCGTTGCGGTCGGCTCGGCGGCGCTGCTCGGAGGTATGGCCTCGCGCATCGTCGGGGCATGGCGGCGTCGCATCCGTCATCGCGCGGCGGTGGTGGAAGGGTCGTCCGCGCTCCAGGCCGGCCGTGCCGCAGCAGTCGGGGAAGAAGGAGTGGATGCGCGGATAGTCGCCTATGCGGCGGAGCTGTCCCAGCGGGCCCGAAGTCCGCTGTTCCGCTTCCTGTCGCCGTCGTCTCTACGGGAGCGGCCCTTGCCCGACCGTCGCTTGGCCGCAGCCGGTCTTGGCGGCGCGCTGTCGCCTGCGGGCTATGGGGAGGCGCGAGTGCGCCTGATGCTCGGCGGCGCGGTTCTCGGCGGTGCAGTGGGGCTGACGGCGACGACCGAGCTGGCGGCTCTGCTCGCTGTCATCGGCGCCGCCGCCGGGTGGAGGGCGTTGCCCTGGGCGGTGAAGCGGCGAAGTTGCCGGCGAGCCGAGGCCATGGAATGCGACTTGTCCGAGATGCTCGACGTGGTGGCGCTCGGCATGCGCAGCGGAATGTCCTTCGACCGCAGCCTCGATTTGTACACCGGGTATTTCCGCACGCAGTTGGCCGATGCGTTCCGAAGCGCCCAGCGCCAATGGGCCTGCGGCCTGGCATCGCGGCCGGAGGCGCTGCGCGAGGTGGCCGACTCCTACGCCTCCCCGCTGCTCGCCCGGGTGATCGAGAACATTGTGCGCTCCCTGCGCTTCGGCGCGACTATGGCCGACAACTTGGAGGACGCGGCGCGGGAGGCTCGCAGCGGATACAAGGCGCGTCGCCAGGAGGCGGTGGCGAAGGCGCCGGTGAAGATGATGGTTCCCACCGGCGTGCTCATCCTGCCCGCCATGCTCATGCTCGTGCTGGGGCCGGTGCTCCTGGAATTGGCGGGGGGCTTTTGA
- a CDS encoding type II secretion system F family protein — MDAVVGLAAVGVASSGAAGYLVARLATVRHERLRRTWALAAEGGRGVAHPGLAWRLRHGVSGLRPVAEALLRREPVRRYVLWARMALEQRGYASTSDALLSLVLGACLALLVAGWVVAASPVFGAAVAGCALVALCAAVKNDAERREAALRDEIPDALRSLGVCFRAGLSLMQTLEQTASEMKGPLGELFLSAALVLQTGGTASEALALFRQRADVPELAFVAVALDVQHRSGGSLAAVLDAARESVESEIDLARSLKVQTAQAQLSARIVTAMPFVLIALFSLMSPGFLSPFFESMAGMALLAAALVMQVAGVVLVHRILDAGGRRS; from the coding sequence ATGGATGCGGTCGTTGGACTTGCGGCAGTCGGCGTAGCCTCGTCGGGGGCGGCGGGATATCTGGTCGCGCGGCTTGCGACGGTTCGGCATGAGCGCCTTCGCCGCACCTGGGCCCTTGCGGCCGAAGGCGGTCGGGGAGTCGCCCACCCCGGACTTGCTTGGCGCTTGCGCCACGGGGTTTCGGGCTTGCGGCCGGTCGCCGAGGCGCTCCTGCGCCGCGAGCCGGTGCGGCGCTATGTCCTGTGGGCGCGGATGGCCTTGGAGCAGCGGGGCTATGCCTCGACGTCCGACGCCTTGCTCTCGCTGGTTCTGGGCGCTTGCCTTGCCTTGCTTGTCGCCGGCTGGGTGGTGGCCGCATCGCCGGTATTCGGGGCGGCGGTGGCGGGGTGCGCCCTGGTGGCGCTCTGCGCTGCGGTGAAAAACGATGCAGAACGGCGCGAGGCCGCCTTGAGAGACGAGATTCCCGATGCGCTGCGCTCGTTGGGCGTGTGCTTTCGGGCGGGGCTCTCCCTCATGCAGACGCTGGAACAGACGGCCTCGGAGATGAAGGGTCCTCTCGGCGAGTTGTTCCTCTCGGCGGCCCTGGTGCTTCAGACGGGGGGCACGGCCTCGGAGGCGCTGGCGCTGTTTCGTCAGCGGGCCGATGTGCCGGAACTCGCTTTCGTGGCCGTTGCCCTGGACGTGCAGCATCGGAGCGGCGGCAGTCTTGCGGCGGTGCTCGATGCGGCCCGGGAGTCGGTGGAAAGCGAGATCGATCTTGCCCGCTCCCTCAAGGTGCAGACGGCCCAGGCCCAGCTGTCAGCGCGCATCGTCACGGCGATGCCGTTCGTGCTTATCGCCCTGTTCTCGCTTATGAGCCCCGGTTTCCTCTCGCCGTTCTTCGAGAGCATGGCGGGTATGGCTCTTCTGGCGGCGGCTCTGGTCATGCAGGTGGCCGGCGTCGTCTTGGTGCATCGGATACTGGACGCGGGCGGGAGGCGGTCGTGA
- a CDS encoding CpaF family protein, whose product MSLLEWVRVAEDAREQQDDERVATGLESLRMAVGELVPLDRVALIAVDSPERARNEIRAACRRLSTRDPWKALAPAVFRDLVEGLISTVFGLGPLEDLIADETVTEIMVNGTDSVYIERDGRLSRASVSFESDEQVRALIDRILGPLGRRVDESSPMASARLPQGHRVNAVLPPLSLNGPLLTIRAFTRRVMTLAELKARGSFDETVEQFLIWAVGSRRSIAVSGGTGSGKTTLLNALSCHISHEERVITIEDAAELKFDEHPHVVRLEARAPNAEGTGEVTIRELVVNALRMRPDRIIVGECRSDEAIDMLQAMNTGHDGSLTTLHANAPREAVERLVTMVRFAVELPPDAIEAQIGNALDLIVQTARRPGGARCISEIAEVSFDHGRRRCVVRTLYRWEVGQEAGFWLDYPQWVDRLAPMGLADRREVKAWMRSLDLRQSA is encoded by the coding sequence ATGTCTCTTCTGGAATGGGTTCGCGTGGCGGAAGACGCCCGCGAGCAGCAAGACGATGAGCGCGTGGCAACGGGGCTCGAGTCCTTGCGGATGGCCGTGGGCGAGCTGGTTCCCCTGGATAGGGTCGCGCTCATCGCCGTCGACAGCCCGGAGCGGGCGCGCAACGAGATCCGGGCCGCCTGCCGGAGGCTCTCGACGCGAGATCCGTGGAAGGCGCTTGCGCCCGCGGTGTTCCGCGACTTGGTGGAGGGCCTGATCAGCACGGTGTTCGGGCTCGGGCCGCTGGAGGATCTGATTGCCGACGAGACGGTGACCGAGATCATGGTCAACGGAACGGACAGCGTGTACATAGAGCGCGACGGCCGCCTGTCCCGAGCGAGCGTGAGCTTCGAGAGCGACGAGCAGGTGCGGGCGCTCATCGATCGCATTTTAGGCCCTTTGGGCCGGCGGGTCGACGAATCGTCGCCCATGGCCAGCGCCCGCTTGCCCCAGGGCCATCGCGTCAACGCGGTGCTGCCGCCGCTCTCCCTCAATGGGCCGCTGCTCACCATTCGCGCCTTCACGCGGCGCGTCATGACGCTGGCCGAGCTGAAAGCGAGAGGTTCGTTCGACGAGACGGTAGAGCAGTTTCTCATTTGGGCTGTGGGGTCGCGCCGTTCCATTGCGGTTTCCGGTGGCACGGGCAGCGGCAAGACGACGCTCTTGAACGCCCTTTCCTGCCATATCTCCCACGAGGAGCGCGTCATCACCATCGAGGATGCCGCCGAATTGAAGTTCGACGAGCACCCCCACGTGGTGCGCTTGGAAGCTCGGGCGCCCAACGCCGAGGGCACCGGCGAGGTGACCATACGGGAGTTGGTGGTGAACGCCCTGCGCATGAGGCCCGATCGCATCATCGTGGGCGAATGCCGCTCCGACGAGGCCATCGACATGCTGCAGGCCATGAACACGGGCCACGACGGATCGCTGACGACGCTGCATGCCAACGCCCCGCGCGAGGCGGTGGAGCGCCTGGTGACCATGGTGCGGTTCGCCGTGGAGCTGCCTCCCGATGCCATCGAGGCGCAGATCGGCAACGCTTTAGATCTGATCGTGCAGACGGCGCGCCGTCCTGGGGGCGCCCGCTGCATCTCCGAGATCGCCGAGGTGTCCTTCGACCACGGGCGCCGCCGCTGCGTCGTTCGCACGCTGTACCGGTGGGAAGTGGGCCAGGAAGCGGGCTTTTGGCTGGACTATCCGCAGTGGGTCGACCGGCTGGCTCCCATGGGCCTGGCGGACAGACGGGAGGTGAAGGCATGGATGCGGTCGTTGGACTTGCGGCAGTCGGCGTAG
- a CDS encoding AAA family ATPase, whose protein sequence is MTKRKRYLLCGHGESLPMAEDGATSLSSVLEELAVEVCAEAVSARRRVNEEYFDTVWVSCCEGAEPINLAAACKRDSPQTAVYLVTADRTGSVASRAQTAELDGIVSPAELGERLLKEAARNIDGDRGDGESVALALPDSEGVRQALTTAKTPEENRAGFLLTVVSGSGGAGKSTVATLAALLGARRGLRTALLDADLQFGDLAALMGDAPSVPAEEVARTGAVPDELSGAPLVLVSAPRALERSEVVAASMGSVIDVLVASFDFVVANTGGGWDDVHLLLLERAAASLFLVDQRASSVRACRHALDLCLRCGIATGSFLLAVNRCTRHAPFTSIDVSSALDGAHVAELADGGREVEELLGAGMAQSLVEASSPLCISIEGVLDELLPLASRPASAGVQAPLARIGLAPKADAGLRGKQRKRKGRTSRREAALAKDAS, encoded by the coding sequence ATGACGAAGCGCAAGCGTTACTTGCTCTGCGGCCACGGCGAGAGTCTGCCGATGGCGGAAGACGGCGCAACCTCGCTTTCTTCGGTGTTGGAGGAGCTGGCTGTGGAAGTGTGCGCCGAGGCGGTTTCGGCTCGTCGGCGCGTCAACGAGGAGTATTTCGATACCGTGTGGGTGTCGTGCTGCGAAGGGGCAGAGCCCATTAATCTCGCTGCGGCCTGCAAGCGCGACAGTCCGCAGACGGCCGTCTATCTTGTGACGGCGGATCGCACGGGATCGGTGGCCTCCCGGGCTCAGACCGCCGAGCTGGACGGCATCGTGTCCCCCGCGGAGCTGGGGGAGCGTTTGCTGAAAGAAGCTGCGCGCAACATCGATGGCGACAGGGGCGATGGGGAATCCGTCGCGCTGGCGCTACCCGACTCCGAAGGCGTCCGACAAGCTCTCACGACGGCAAAAACGCCGGAAGAGAATCGCGCGGGCTTTCTGCTGACGGTGGTGAGCGGGAGCGGTGGTGCGGGTAAGAGCACGGTGGCGACCCTTGCGGCCCTTCTCGGGGCTCGGCGCGGCCTGCGCACGGCGCTGCTCGACGCTGATCTGCAGTTTGGGGATCTCGCGGCCCTGATGGGAGACGCTCCGTCGGTGCCGGCTGAAGAAGTTGCGAGAACGGGAGCAGTGCCCGACGAGCTGAGTGGGGCGCCGCTGGTGCTTGTCAGCGCCCCGCGGGCACTGGAGCGCTCGGAGGTCGTAGCGGCCTCCATGGGATCGGTCATCGACGTCCTCGTCGCCTCCTTCGATTTCGTGGTTGCGAACACGGGAGGCGGCTGGGACGACGTGCATCTCCTTCTGCTGGAGCGGGCTGCCGCCTCCCTGTTCCTCGTCGACCAGCGCGCCTCCTCGGTACGTGCCTGCCGCCATGCCCTCGATTTGTGCCTGCGCTGCGGCATTGCAACGGGATCGTTTCTGCTCGCCGTGAACCGCTGCACGCGTCATGCGCCCTTCACGTCCATCGACGTGTCCAGTGCGTTGGATGGGGCCCATGTAGCGGAGCTGGCCGACGGCGGTCGCGAAGTGGAGGAGCTGCTCGGCGCGGGCATGGCGCAGAGCCTGGTAGAAGCTTCGAGCCCTTTGTGCATAAGCATTGAGGGTGTTCTCGACGAGCTGCTGCCCTTGGCTTCTCGTCCTGCAAGTGCGGGGGTGCAGGCTCCTCTCGCCCGCATCGGCTTGGCGCCCAAGGCAGACGCGGGGTTGCGGGGCAAGCAGCGAAAACGCAAGGGTCGCACGAGCCGTCGCGAGGCCGCCTTGGCCAAGGACGCATCGTAA